From one Brachypodium distachyon strain Bd21 chromosome 4, Brachypodium_distachyon_v3.0, whole genome shotgun sequence genomic stretch:
- the LOC100834253 gene encoding 30S ribosomal protein S16-2, chloroplastic/mitochondrial gives MVVRIRLARFGCRNRPFYRVMAADSRSPRDGKHLEVLGYYNPLPGKDGGKRMGLKFDRVKYWLSVGAQPSDPVQRILFRAGVLPPPPLLAMGRKGGPRDRNPIHPMTGRPLNLEGVTIVDDPNATEGDAEESTEPTLEA, from the exons ATGGTGGTGCGGATCCGGCTCGCGCGGTTCGGCTgccggaaccggccgttctaCCGGGTGATGGCCGCTGACAGCCGCTCCCCGCGCGACGGCAAGCACCTCGAGGTCCTCGGCTACTACAACCCGCTCCCCG GGAAGGATGGTGGCAAGAGAATGGGGCTGAAATTCGACCGAGTCAA GTACTGGCTGTCTGTTGGGGCTCAGCCATCAGATCCTGTGCAGCGCATCCTCTTCCGTGCTGGGGTTCTACCTCCACCTCCATTGCTAGCTATGGGCCGGAAGGGTGGACCTCGTGATAGGAACCCCATTCATCCGATGACTGGGCGTCCCTTGAATCTGGAGGGTGTCACAATTGTTGATGATCCCAATGCTACTGAAGGGGATGCTGAAGAATCTACAGAACCTACGTTGGAGGCGTGA
- the LOC100837206 gene encoding thaumatin-like protein 1b, with protein sequence MCSSLFRSTSRRAQSHLTMGQPSRHYHCNKLRLGVVVLLAWAPWLPVSAGTTTFTISNYCPYTIWPGTLAGSGTPQLSTTGFELGPGQTARLAAPAGWSGRMWARTGCVFDASGAGTCQTGDCGGRVDCRGAGATPPATLFEVTLAKAAVGAGAGTQDFYDVSLVDGYNLPVVAIPRAAQAQAQACNATGCMADLNRSCPKELQVECGAGAIACRSACEAFGEERYCCSGAYDTPGACKPTAYSSIFKAACPRAYSYAYDDSTSTFTCNAADYTVAFCLPTSGIKESEAVFLGAQIDSGGHGTGGQGDAPPAFGNGGAGAYKPPVYGSSNNDDGDGGAYSYRPPVYNYGRGGDRVPPAMAASSAITRHVVRPWLPLLLLVFSF encoded by the exons ATGTGTTCTTCTCTCTTCCGATCAACATCACGTCGGGCCCAGAGCCATCTCACCATGGGACAGCCAAGCCGCCATTACCACTGCAACAAGCTCAGGCTCGGAGTCGTGGTGCTGCTGGCGTGGGCGCCATGGCTGCCGGTGTCGGCGGGCACGACGACGTTCACCATCTCCAACTACTGCCCCTACACGATCTGGCCTGGCACGCTGGCGGGCTCCGGGACGCCGCAGCTGTCCACGACGGGGTTCGAGCTCGGGCCGGGCCAGACGGCCCGGCTcgcggcgcccgcggggtGGTCGGGCCGGATGTGGGCGCGCACCGGGTGCGTGTTCGACGCGTCCGGCGCCGGTACGTGCCAGACGGGCGACTGCGGCGGTCGGGTCGActgccgcggcgccggcgccaccccGCCCGCCACGCTGTTCGAGGTCACGCTGGCCAaggccgccgtcggcgccggagccgggaCCCAGGACTTCTACGACGTGAGCCTCGTCGACGGGTACAACCTCCCCGTCGTAGCCATCCCGCGCgcggcccaagcccaagcccaggCTTGCAACGCCACCGGCTGCATGGCCGACCTCAACCGCT CGTGCCCGAAGGAGCTGCAGGTGGAGTGCGGGGCCGGGGCGATCGCGTGCAGGAGCGCGTGCGAGGCGTTCGGGGAGGAGAGGTACTGCTGCAGCGGCGCCTACGACACGCCGGGGGCCTGCAAGCCGACGGCCTACTCGTCCATCTTCAAGGCGGCGTGCCCGCGCGCCTACAGCTACGCCTACGACGACAGCACCAGCACCTTCACCTGCAACGCCGCCGACTACACCGTCGCCTTCTGCCTCCCGACCTCCGG GATAAAGGAATCTGAGGCTGTGTTCCTCGGCGCACAGATCGACAGCGGCGGCCACGGGACCGGCGGCCAAGGCGATGCGCCGCCGGCGTTCGGCAACGGTGGCGCGGGTGCGTATAAACCACCGGTTtacggcagcagcaacaacgaTGACGGCGATGGAGGTGCTTATAGTTATAGGCCGCCGGTTTACAACTACGGCCGCGGAGGCGATCGTGTAccgccggcgatggcggccTCGTCGGCGATCACGAGACACGTTGTCCGGCCATGGCTTCCACTCCTGCTGCTCGTCTTCTCTTTCTGA
- the LOC100834553 gene encoding probable sarcosine oxidase isoform X2 — MAAPASGSSRRYDVIVVGAGIMGSCAAHAAASRGARVLLLDRFDLLHHRGSSHGESRASRVTYAEAYYPPMVRLSHRLWDEAQRDAGYRVLTPTTHLDLGPRHQPALLAAIANGAATEIPGADAARERPAWADAFRVPDGWTAAKSELGGVIKATKAVAMFQALAVRMGAVVRDGVEVVDIAKNQEVIVVRTSSGEEFHGGKCIITVGAWTRKLVKSVTGDSMDLPVQPLHTLICYWKVKPGHEHELAAEAGFPTFAGYGDTHIYSTPSMEYPGLIKICMHGGPQCDPDRRDWAAATGEGEGGLVGPVAQWIDEVMPECVDTAGGPVLRQPCMYSMTPDDDFVIDFLGGEEFGKDVVVGAGFSGHGFKMGPAIGRILAEMALDGEARTASEAGVELQHFRISRFEGNPMGNAKTY; from the exons ATGGCTGCGCCGGCGTCCGGGTCCTCCCGGCGGTACGACGTGATCGTGGTGGGCGCGGGGATCATGGGCAGCTGCGCGGCGCACGCGGCGGCGTcccgcggcgcgcgcgtgctCCTCCTGGACCGCTTcgacctcctccaccaccggGGCTCCTCGCACGGCGAGTCACGCGCCAGCAGGGTCACCTACGCGGAGGCCTACTACCCGCCCATGGTGCGCCTCTCCCACCGCCTCTGGGACGAAGCCCAGCGCGACGCCGGCTACCGCGTCCTCACGCCCACGACGCACCTGGATCTGGGCCCGCGCCACCAGCCCGCGCTCCTCGCGGCCATCGCCAACGGGGCCGCTACCGAGATCCCGGGCGCGGACGCGGCGAGGGAGCGGCCGGCGTGGGCGGACGCCTTCAGGGTGCCCGACGGATGGACGGCCGCGAAGAGCGAGCTCGGCGGGGTCATCAAGGCCACCAAAGCCGTGGCCATGTTCCAGGCGCTCGCTGTCAGGATGGGCGCCGTCGTCAGGGACGGGGTCGAGGTGGTCGACATCGCCAAGAACCAAG AAGTGATCGTGGTTCGGACATCAAGCGGCGAGGAGTTCCACGGCGGCAAGTGTATCATCACGGTGGGCGCGTGGACGCGCAAGCTGGTGAAATCGGTCACCGGCGACAGCATGGACCTGCCGGTGCAGCCTCTCCACACACTCATCTGCTACTGGAAGGTGAAGCCAGGCCACGAGCACGAgctcgcggcggaggccggcTTCCCAACGTTCGCCGGCTACGGTGACACGCACATCTACAGCACGCCGTCGATGGAGTACCCGGGCCTGATCAAGATTTGCATGCACGGAGGGCCACAGTGTGACCCGGACCGGAGGGACTgggccgccgccacgggcgAAGGCGAAGGAGGGCTGGTGGGCCCCGTGGCGCAGTGGATCGACGAGGTGATGCCGGAATGCGTGGACACCGCCGGCGGGCCGGTGCTCCGGCAGCCGTGCATGTACTCCATGACCCCCGACGATGACTTCGTGATCGATTTCCTTGGCGGGGAGGAGTTCGGGAAGGACGTGGTGGTTGGCGCTGGGTTCTCCGGGCACGGGTTTAAGATGGGCCCGGCTATCGGCAGGATACTCGCAGAGATGGCATTGGACGGCGAGGCTCGGACCGCGTCGGAGGCCGGAGTGGAGCTCCAGCACTTCAGGATCTCCCGGTTCGAGGGCAACCCGATGGGGAATGCCAAGACCTACTAA
- the LOC100834553 gene encoding probable sarcosine oxidase isoform X1 encodes MAAPASGSSRRYDVIVVGAGIMGSCAAHAAASRGARVLLLDRFDLLHHRGSSHGESRASRVTYAEAYYPPMVRLSHRLWDEAQRDAGYRVLTPTTHLDLGPRHQPALLAAIANGAATEIPGADAARERPAWADAFRVPDGWTAAKSELGGVIKATKAVAMFQALAVRMGAVVRDGVEVVDIAKNQGEEVIVVRTSSGEEFHGGKCIITVGAWTRKLVKSVTGDSMDLPVQPLHTLICYWKVKPGHEHELAAEAGFPTFAGYGDTHIYSTPSMEYPGLIKICMHGGPQCDPDRRDWAAATGEGEGGLVGPVAQWIDEVMPECVDTAGGPVLRQPCMYSMTPDDDFVIDFLGGEEFGKDVVVGAGFSGHGFKMGPAIGRILAEMALDGEARTASEAGVELQHFRISRFEGNPMGNAKTY; translated from the exons ATGGCTGCGCCGGCGTCCGGGTCCTCCCGGCGGTACGACGTGATCGTGGTGGGCGCGGGGATCATGGGCAGCTGCGCGGCGCACGCGGCGGCGTcccgcggcgcgcgcgtgctCCTCCTGGACCGCTTcgacctcctccaccaccggGGCTCCTCGCACGGCGAGTCACGCGCCAGCAGGGTCACCTACGCGGAGGCCTACTACCCGCCCATGGTGCGCCTCTCCCACCGCCTCTGGGACGAAGCCCAGCGCGACGCCGGCTACCGCGTCCTCACGCCCACGACGCACCTGGATCTGGGCCCGCGCCACCAGCCCGCGCTCCTCGCGGCCATCGCCAACGGGGCCGCTACCGAGATCCCGGGCGCGGACGCGGCGAGGGAGCGGCCGGCGTGGGCGGACGCCTTCAGGGTGCCCGACGGATGGACGGCCGCGAAGAGCGAGCTCGGCGGGGTCATCAAGGCCACCAAAGCCGTGGCCATGTTCCAGGCGCTCGCTGTCAGGATGGGCGCCGTCGTCAGGGACGGGGTCGAGGTGGTCGACATCGCCAAGAACCAAG GAGAAGAAGTGATCGTGGTTCGGACATCAAGCGGCGAGGAGTTCCACGGCGGCAAGTGTATCATCACGGTGGGCGCGTGGACGCGCAAGCTGGTGAAATCGGTCACCGGCGACAGCATGGACCTGCCGGTGCAGCCTCTCCACACACTCATCTGCTACTGGAAGGTGAAGCCAGGCCACGAGCACGAgctcgcggcggaggccggcTTCCCAACGTTCGCCGGCTACGGTGACACGCACATCTACAGCACGCCGTCGATGGAGTACCCGGGCCTGATCAAGATTTGCATGCACGGAGGGCCACAGTGTGACCCGGACCGGAGGGACTgggccgccgccacgggcgAAGGCGAAGGAGGGCTGGTGGGCCCCGTGGCGCAGTGGATCGACGAGGTGATGCCGGAATGCGTGGACACCGCCGGCGGGCCGGTGCTCCGGCAGCCGTGCATGTACTCCATGACCCCCGACGATGACTTCGTGATCGATTTCCTTGGCGGGGAGGAGTTCGGGAAGGACGTGGTGGTTGGCGCTGGGTTCTCCGGGCACGGGTTTAAGATGGGCCCGGCTATCGGCAGGATACTCGCAGAGATGGCATTGGACGGCGAGGCTCGGACCGCGTCGGAGGCCGGAGTGGAGCTCCAGCACTTCAGGATCTCCCGGTTCGAGGGCAACCCGATGGGGAATGCCAAGACCTACTAA
- the LOC100834853 gene encoding probable sarcosine oxidase, translating to MAAPASESSRRSYDVIVVGAGIMGSCAAHAAASRGARVLLLDRFDLLHHRGSSHGESRTIRATYPQAQYPPMVRLSRVLWDEAQRDAGYRVLTPTPHLDLGPRTQPALLAAVANGAATELLLGPGADAERPAWAGAFRVPDGWTAARSELGGVMKATKAVAMFQSLAVRMGAVVRDRLEVVDITRKQGEETIMVRTTSGEEFHGGKCIITVGAWTRKLVKSVSGGVTDLPVQPQHTLICYWKVKPGHERELSVEAGFPTFASYGDPYIYSTPSMEYPGLIKIAMHGGPPCDPDRRDWAAATGEGEEGGLVGPVARWIDEVMPGCVDTAGGPVLRQPCMYSVTPDEDFVIDFLGGEEFGKDVVVGAGFSGHGFKMGPAVGKILVEMALDGEARTAAEAGVELQHFRISRFEGNPMGNAKSF from the exons ATGGCAGCGCCGGCGTCCGAGTCCTCCCGGCGGTCCTACGACGTGATCGTGGTGGGCGCGGGGATCATGGGCAGCTGCGCGGCGCACGCGGCGGCGTcccgcggcgcgcgcgtgctGCTCCTGGACCGCTTCGACCTGCTCCACCACCGGGGCTCCTCCCACGGCGAGTCGCGCACCATCCGGGCCACCTACCCGCAGGCCCAATACCCGCCCATGGTGCGCCTCTCCCGCGTCCTCTGGGACGAGGCCCAGCGCGACGCCGGCTACCGCGTGCTCACCCCCACGCCGCACCTCGACCTGGGCCCGCGCACCCAGCCggccctcctcgccgccgtcgccaacGGGGCCGCcaccgagctcctcctgggcCCGGGCGCGGACGCGGAGCGGCCCGCGTGGGCCGGCGCGTTCCGGGTGCCCGACGGGTGGACGGCGGCCCGGAGCGAGCTCGGCGGGGTCATGAAGGCCACCAAGGCCGTGGCCATGTTCCAGTCGCTCGCCGTCAGGATGGGCGCCGTCGTCAGGGACAGGCTGGAGGTCGTCGACATCACCAGGAAGCAAG gagAAGAAACGATCATGGTTAGGACAACAAGCGGCGAGGAGTTCCACGGAGGCAAGTGCATCATCACGGTGGGCGCGTGGACGCGCAAGCTGGTGAAATCAGTCTCCGGCGGCGTCACGGACCTGCCGGTGCAGCCTCAGCACACGCTCATCTGCTACTGGAAGGTGAAGCCAGGCCACGAGCGCGAGCTCTCCGTGGAGGCCGGCTTCCCGACGTTCGCCAGCTACGGCGACCCGTACATCTACAGCACGCCGTCGATGGAGTACCCGGGCCTGATCAAGATCGCCATGCACGGCGGGCCGCCCTGCGACCCGGACCGTCGAGActgggccgccgccaccggcgaaGGCGAAGAAGGCGGGCTGGTGGGCCCCGTGGCCCGGTGGATCGATGAGGTGATGCCGGGCTGCGTGGACACCGCCGGCGGGCCGGTGCTCCGGCAGCCGTGCATGTACTCTGTTACCCCCGACGAGGACTTTGTGATTGATTTCCTGGGCGGGGAGGAATTCGGGAAGGACGTGGTGGTGGGTGCCGGTTTCTCCGGGCACGGGTTTAAGATGGGCCCGGCTGTCGGCAAGATACTCGTAGAGATGGCGTtggacggggaggcgcggacggcggcggaggccggcgtGGAGCTCCAGCACTTCAGGATCTCCCGGTTCGAGGGCAACCCGATGGGGAACGCCAAGAGCttctga